The genomic interval TTGTGGTTAAACGCCTGCTTCAGCTGAGCAGGGGGAGATGCAGAGAGAGGGGCGCTTTTGATGATGCCGGAGAGCTGATAGGCGGCGTGAATGCTCGGATAGGCACTCCAGCTCGGCGTCCCCGTTTGAGCTTTATTGATGGCAGAGGCCACTGTGTTGGCTAAAGATTTAAGGatgtcccctcctcctcctgagtcCTGTTCAAGATCCTCCTCACGGAGATAAGGGTACTTAAAAGCCCCATTGCCTGGCTTCTGATCCTCACTCTCTTGCTTGTCATCTTTAGCCTCagtttcttccattttgtctGATGTACCTTCCCCCTGGCTATCCTTCTCACAGCTCCCAGGGGAAGAATTTTTTGGAGACACCTTTTCTCCCTCAGTGTCACTGGCAGCCGGCTCGGCTAAGCCCTGGATCTTCTCTATGGCCAGGGGGTCGAGCGCTAACTGTTTACCCTTTTTAGAAGCAGAGTTTGTGACTTTGATGAAGTGTCCAGTAACCATCATGTGCGTGGTGAGTTGCTGAAGGGTGTCGTGGGAGCTCCCACACTCCATGCATTTAAGAATCTGAGACTTGCACGTCTCAAACTGCCAAGTGTAACTAGCTCCGTTCTGATAGCCGTAACGATTGCTGTTAGCATTTGCAATGGTGGCGGCCCGTTGTGCCTCAGTGTAGCCGGAAACACCAGTCGTAGAGTCAGGGGAACAGGGTCTCACCGTCTCAAAGGCCCGTTTCTTTGCTGGTGGCAACAATTTGGGTGTGAGTACTGGGATTGGCTCTTTTAAAGGCACTTTTTGGTAATGCTTAGTTTTAATCATGTGGACGCTCAAATCCTGGAGTGAGTCAAAAGAGTGGCCGCAGAACATGCACTTCAAAACTTTCTGCGCGTCCTCTTTCCCTTCCATGTCTTGCAAATTTCGTTTCCTAGACTTCGAGGACGAAGCAGAGGAATTGCTCTGTTTGCCATGGTTGTTGTCCTGGTAGTGCCCGCTCTTGTTCATGTGGACCGTCAGCTCCACAAGAGTGTCGTAAGCGGCGCTACAGTCCTTACAGCGAAATCGGCTGGCGCCCGTGAACACCGAGCCGCAGGGTTTGGTGGTTTGTCTGTACAGGTGGACGGAGCTGAAGAGGTTCGGTTTGGATTGAGGCTTTGGGGAGAGCGTCTGCTGCAGGGTCTTAGAGAGGGCGTCCTGGTGCCAGTCAAACTCAGTCTTGGTGCTTCCGTTGGTGCTGTCACAGTTGGCTTTGCTGGTGTTTTTGCCAATTTTCAAGTCCATTCCGATCCCCGTCCAGTAGGAATCGGAGAGAAAGTTTGCATAGGCCGCCCTCATTTTCTCCAAGCTGCCGCACGTCTCCTCTTTGTGTTTGGGCGCGCGACTTTCGTCATCCCGCTTGCTCTCAGGTGGCGGGGAGGTTTTGAAGTCTGagagtctgtcactgctgtCGCTAAGGCGTGACTCCAGCTCTGCCTCTTGATTGGAAAGGACACTAATGGGAGAGTTCTGGTTGCTATACGTGTTGGTGCTCTTGTTGTCGAGCTCCCTGTCCTCAGACACTTTGGGGCTGGTCTTCTCGGAGCATTCCTCTTCGGTCTGAGTGTCGttctctccgtcttcctcggcgaCGGCATCCTGAAGAGCGGCGTCTTCATCCGGCATGTACACTAGGAAAGGAAGAGACATggaaataaatgacattaaaaacacaatgtggGAACAGCAGTTTAGTGAATTTGATCTTTTAATTTCCACGGTGTATTATTTAGACGACACAGATAACGGcactgagtatttttttttgttttttgtgacaagtCACAGAAGCCATTTAAGACAACATAATGGCGGCTTGTTTGTGCCTTTGGGAGGCTGGAGAGTGTAGCAGGACATAATGTCTTTACTAACAGACTGCTGCTGGTGTAACGGCACCATGTGATTCACGACAGGCCATTGACTTAGTGCTGCGTCCAAGGTTTTTCTGGCCTCAAGTTGAGATGTTTACAACAATCATTGGCCACTGAGTGACAAAAGGAAATTGATTCTTCTGGGGCACGTTAAGTGTTATTGCAAATGACCTATTCCATAGTGATTATGGATGCCTCAAAACTGCAATGAAAATGTATGCCTCCTGTTCTTGATAACACCTCAgctttttccctgaagccacatGTGAGGAATGGCTGGACACAAACTCGAGACGTTTTAACGTCCCACGTTCCTCCGTCAATAAATAAGGAGGCTCGAgttaaaaaggtgagaaaagatAACTTCAGAGGACGTTCACCCGTTtagccaaaaataaaaatatgttgcAAATGCGAATGCAGATGAACGCGCTGATCATGCCGGGTGGGAAAGCTGATTCAATTATCAGCGTTAAAACGAGacaatttccccccaaaattaCTGGCAATCTGTCACGTCATTATATTTTCCCTGACAGTCTCATAAACAGCAATTACTTCTTTCATTATTCACCTGTTCATTCTCCCAACTCATAGAAGCACAAACATTATTGCTTCAATTAACAGATAATTAAACAACAGTATTTCTAATTGACATATTTCCCATCATCCAATTAGTGGGGAAGCTCTGACTCAGCATACGAGGGGGGCTTTCGCGTGGCTGCGGGGGTCTGCTcgacaaaaaaaatatgagcGCTGCTGCAGAAGATTAGAGCGTCCTTTCTGACAATCACTATTTCGGATAATTTCAAATCTAGCCACCCGACAGGCTCCAGCGCAACAATATCCCGACCCGCGTTTGCATATCTTTTGACGACATCCTGCAGCAGATGCAGTTTGTCAGTGTTGTCACATATCTGAGATGTTTTCCGCCCTCATAGTCACGCtggaaaatgtgcattttgGGAGCGACGTGGCAGATGTGCTCCGAGTTAAATATGAATGGGACATAACAGCCCTGTCCAGGCACTTATGCATTTCACGTGgttaatatttcttttcttgAATAGAGGGCACTCCATGTGGGGATGGCTGAAGCGGAGCACTCAAGGAGTCCCACACTGGGCGGCCCATAGAATGTCTTCCCTTCTTTGCCTTCTGAAAAtaagactcttttttttttttttttttttttttatcaatatttCACAAGTGCCTCAAGAGAAACCCTGGAGGTGAATTGCCTGCCAGCTaatggatggagatggagatgggaTTCGgactttcaaaacaaacatggagaatGGGgcctcgtgaacaagaccctgcgcacacacacacacacacacactcacaccccgAGAGCCCCGATGTGCTGTGACCTTGATCCACCGCAAGAGGGATGTTTTGATTGGCCAACCGAGATCTGTGATGGCCTCCAAAACACCCTTGATGCTAAGGGAGAGAGTTGTCAAGAGCACAGaggtatgttttatttatagtcTTATATATAGTATTCACAGTGAAGGAGAACACCAATGGCTGTGACAAGCTCCCAGTTGATGTCCTCTCCCATCAAAGTCGTCACTAAAACTGATGGACTGGTACGGACGTACACCAAACAGGGGagatgagcttttttttttcccagtccGGCGGTGGTTTAATAGAAAGTGTACACCCATCACGTTAGAGCCATTTCCTGCATGTTTTACGTAGCCTTAAAATCCACCAACAGATGCAGTAAAACTTCACCTTCCCTTCTTTGTGAGACAAATGTGCTTCGTAAGAAAGAACGGCGAGTACTTGTTTCCTGGAAAACAAGCACTTACACGTCGTGATATCagatttaatgtgaatatttgtgcCTTATCGTGGTATTTGAGGGTTGGAATTGACAGAGATTAACAGCTGCCCTTCCTGCTGTTCTATGCCTTTCTATCAGATGCCCTAAGTAGCAGACATCCAGAGGCACCAATTAACCTTCTGGCAGGGATCACTCCGAGATACCCCGCGCGCCTAACGCTGCTTTCTCACACCATGTGTAACTGTGCTTTGCCAGCTCGCGCTCTCACCACAGCGCCGCTGCCACGCCGAGCTGCATTACTCCCGAATGCAAGATCAGACGCGAGGACAACACAGCGGCGACAGCCAAAAGGTCTTTACATCATGACGAACTAGTTTTTCAGGACGTGCTCCATAAAACATCACTGTTCAAAGTCTGAAGATTTGGTGACTCATTGTGTAAACCAAAAGTGAAGAACAGCCGGCACGTTctcagacacttttttttttctttctctttacaacttgaaaagaaagagaaagaaaaaggaaatgcCTGCTTTGAAAATGTTGTCTGTGAGGCCGAGCGAGGCGACTCCCGGCGTAACTAGCCTTACAAAACAAGAGGCTGGCATGCCTCGCCTGAGATTTAGCATGTCATAAACTGCTGTAAAGCCTCCAATCTGTGTCACTACAAATTTATATCTTCAGACAGAGATATGCAAAGGTCAAAAAACCTGAGGTGTCCATCATAAATCAGGCAGTTGAAGTGTTTATAACCTTTATCCGTTAGAACAGACTCTTGGCATAGCGAGGCCTGGATTTACTGAAGCAGCAGCCTGTTTCTGAGCCAAAAGCTTTTTTCCCTACATCGAGAGAAACCAGCTAACTGCATAGGAAATAGCAGATTACATTTACTGCTACATTCATGGCAGCGCGCTGTCCAAGTGGATTGCTGCTGAAGGCTTACATGACAATATATTTACAACTCAACTTTAAGCATTAGTATCTTCAGAGAGCACGATCcctttcttctctcccccccGTGTGAGTGAGTCTATTCAGAACGTGTCAATCACGTTTAGAAATGTGCGCGCCAGATGTAAAAAGGCATTCTGTTTCCAGTGTGAACGTGCCAGCAGAAACTTTTGTAAATTTGAGAACATCAACATTTATCCCTCGGAAGGTCAACATTTCCTTCATTAATCTGACAAGCCACAGAGACTTAGCAGCCCGAGGAGCTTAGCTAATGGACAGCTGCAATACCCAGCGCAGGACTTTGCGAGTATCCGAGGTAACACTATCTTCAGAGGAGATTGGGTAATTCATAGGTGCCAGTGACAGGTCTGCACGTCTGTGCCACTTTCCCCAGCGCTCTCCGGTTGTCTCAAGCTACAGTTTTTGCTGCTCGCAAATCAATATCTCTTTTTACTTCTCATTGATTGCCTAGTGGTGGGACCAACCTAAGCAGGACTGTTATGACATTTCTAGATTTCCCCCTGTCCTTGGAACAATCAATTACACGCGCATGGCAATCAAAACCTCTTTGCAAAATGAACCTGCTCCATGACATTTTCATCTCCCGGATTTATGCCAtgtagagggaaaaaaaaaaaaagaggaggaaaaaaaaaaagaataaaaaggagGCCCTGCTGGAGAGGCAGAGAACACGCTAACAACGCAGGTCAGGATCACTGAACAATCTGCAGGCTGTCTCGGTAACGATCATCTGCTTCTCCTTCCTGTTTTCACTCACATGTAAGCAACGTGCCCAATTAATTGTgtctgtacatttaaaaaaacacaaaaaaaaacacttagtCACCGCGCTCATCTGCTGTTATAAATAGGTGTGAAATGTCACTCAAAAAGTACTCGGTGTACAAAACATAATTCCAAAGTTGCGGGGCTCTTTTGTGCCTGCGACGTTGGAAACAGGGCGGCGTGTGTTTATGAAAGTCACCGCCGAGTGATTTCTTCTGTGAGCTATCATTAGAACGAGACACACACATGTCACAGGGTTTAATATTTGACAGTGATATCTGACTAACTCGGTGAGCAGTGCGCGTCAAGATCAAACAGATACATTGTCAGACATCCCGATGATAGTCTTGATGACACATCTGAAGTTAAGTCTGAGCCGAATTACATGAGAAATGGCGAGGAGCTAATTCGGAGCCCCGGAGCCATCTGTAAAGATCTGTAAACACCTCTCTCTTCATTGTTCCCTGTCAGGAAACAGTCTCCCCGAGCCCAAGGACACTGCAGAGTAAAGAGAGAACAATCACATCCAGGCTGCTCCCTTTGATGAAATTTATGTGGAGGTTAATTGATATCAGAGAGTAAAACAGTTCTAGACTTGCTTTTTAAACAGGAACGTGTCATTAGTTCCTCTTTGACCCATTGTTTCATTTCACCTCTTTAAAATGACTCCGATGATGAGTTCAAAACCGTGCGGACTCTATATTGCGTCGCATTTTGCATTCAGCAGTTATTAACAGCGTCGTGGTGCACATTCTAgtaacattaaaaaagaaaaatctataGATTAGCGATGAAAAGTGGTCTTAAAAGCAGCCACGAAGCCCCACAAAGTGGTATTGTTGCAATCTTTCCGAGGCTTTCGGCTGCAAAGCCGAGAGACGGAAACACTCACGTTAATTTTTGTATGCATGACGGAGATGTTACTTAAAGCGCATTACTTACTTCACTAAACACGGGCTATTCATGCAGATAAATGCCTTGCTTTCATACACCCTCaactttaatatttaatggtctaatataatcaaataaaaacccgcagctcaaaaaaaaaagacacggACAACTCGAGGACAGATTGTGAACACAGCAAACGGCACAATGTGTTCAGATGGACCCAGAGCCAGATTAATATGATAGGATCGCAAATATGACACCATATCCTGCCATCTGGCTGTTCATTTGGGCAAAAATGATCACAATAATTATGgcaattaatcaaaaatgttttcacaaccAACATTCTGTTAACTAAAAACACAGAGAACTTTGGAATGCACAATCAACGCgctaacaaacacaaaaaaatatccGAGGGCGGTCTGAGCCACACAGCCTGTGAGCCTGTTTAGTTTTGGTTTATGgttccattttttatttatttatttatttttttatgtaatgaTAGAAAAGTGGGGGATTTTCTAAAAGTCTGTCCGCTCATGTTGCACGGATGCTAATCATTACATTTACTGAGCCACATCAGATTGCCCTGCCTGAAGCTCCAGGAGCCCCCTTCCCCTCCGTGATGTCACCGAGCGACGCTGCTCCTTTTGATGCCTACTAGAAGCTTCTGCTCCGAGACGCATCAGTCGGCCCGCTGCCTAATTGGAAGTGAGCGGTGGGAGAGCATTGCAATCTGCACTCCAGCACCTAAGTCATCACTTTGAACGTGCCACAGCCGCCGCATCACATGCAGTTGCCTGGTGTTGCATCTCACCAAAGGGTCTCCTATCAGCGTcggcaggagaaaaaaaaaatgatacacGCGACGacattcacttcctgtctcgTAGACCGTtagcagagcagcaacacagagcCAGGTGCATATTTGTCGACTAACATCATTTCATACATGGATGGAACATGTGATTTTAAAGGGCTGCTTCGCCCAAATTGCAAAAGAGGTACATTCAATGGCCACTTTGTTAGGCGCTCGTGTAAAATCTGATGCAACACAACACTCAGCCATAAATTCTACCCGCCGAAAGGTAAAACTGTTAGATTTGATCGACACCGTTAGTGATCTACCTGTATTTATTGTGATTCTAATGTTTCAATGTATCTAAATTCAACCCCAGTGATAGGTTGAActcacattttaacaaaaactGAATATCATGAATTTGAAAAATGGAGAATTTGTGGCCGATCTGTTGTATTGAATTGAATAATGTTGTATATGTGTATCTAATAAAGTGGCCAGAGAGTTTCTATAGACACGCAGGTTCTGCTGGTTTTATCTGTCCAGGTTCTGAATCACTTTGCTGAGGTGGAAAGTAACTTGAGTGCATTCAGTCTGCAGTACTGCTcttaaatacaattttgaggtacttctactttgcttgagtatttccatttaacGCTACTTCACACCAACATCACCACCTTTACACTTTATCTGGTAGCTGTAAGTTACTTTTCACATTGAGATGACACATACAACATGTGATCAGTAAAcaaaatatgatgcattgttaTAAGATTAGATTAGACTATGTAGTAGTTTACAAGTAAGCAGCTCAAATTAATTTCAGCTCAACCAACTACAAAATGAAGGCGCCACTTACATGTTAATGCAGCAATAAAAACAACCTGATCGTATGATATCATAACTGACTTATTCTACAGTAAATCTTTTAATTTGGAGTTATTATGGAGTACTTATTGTTACTGTTACAAGAGAGCGACCAAATAGATTTTTGGGTATATTAGGAAGTAAAAAAATTCTAATATTGACATATGTGTTGCAATAATCCCTCACACAACACTTTGGACAAAGATATGTGACTGAGGCCGGATCTTTTACAGCTTATTGTCTAAAATGatatcagtgcactgaaactgtTAACTTCACTGGGACTTTAATAATCATAAATTACCAAAataatgttgatgaaggttctcagtcgtCCGGGTCATGTTAATTCAAATGCTGTATTGTGGGCAACCGAAACAAGTCCAGTCTTACTTTATATCGGCACCTATCAGACAGCCTGCAGTATACGTCGATCACGATATATCTGTGGTGGGCCAgtatcacagatatatcagtcaggctctaTCTGCTACTTTTTACTGACAGTAAGTAAGTGGTGTGAATTCTTCTTTCACCACTGCAAATCTGGGAGCACCAAACAAAATTCCATTCTGTTGAGGAGGCAGCAGATATCTCCAAACCAGGGTAGATAAATCCTATCTGCATGGCTGGACAGCACTACGGGCgagtgagaaaatgtgtgttttcttttgtttgtgatTTGGGTGAAAAACTCCTTGAGATTACAGCCCGTCGAATGAGCTGCATGTGccgtttttttttgtctgagcaGTTGAACATAATACTGTACGCAGCGTGACTGTCTCCTATTTG from Sparus aurata chromosome 7, fSpaAur1.1, whole genome shotgun sequence carries:
- the tshz2 gene encoding teashirt homolog 2 isoform X1 encodes the protein MPRRKQQAPKRAAVYMPDEDAALQDAVAEEDGENDTQTEEECSEKTSPKVSEDRELDNKSTNTYSNQNSPISVLSNQEAELESRLSDSSDRLSDFKTSPPPESKRDDESRAPKHKEETCGSLEKMRAAYANFLSDSYWTGIGMDLKIGKNTSKANCDSTNGSTKTEFDWHQDALSKTLQQTLSPKPQSKPNLFSSVHLYRQTTKPCGSVFTGASRFRCKDCSAAYDTLVELTVHMNKSGHYQDNNHGKQSNSSASSSKSRKRNLQDMEGKEDAQKVLKCMFCGHSFDSLQDLSVHMIKTKHYQKVPLKEPIPVLTPKLLPPAKKRAFETVRPCSPDSTTGVSGYTEAQRAATIANANSNRYGYQNGASYTWQFETCKSQILKCMECGSSHDTLQQLTTHMMVTGHFIKVTNSASKKGKQLALDPLAIEKIQGLAEPAASDTEGEKVSPKNSSPGSCEKDSQGEGTSDKMEETEAKDDKQESEDQKPGNGAFKYPYLREEDLEQDSGGGGDILKSLANTVASAINKAQTGTPSWSAYPSIHAAYQLSGIIKSAPLSASPPAQLKQAFNHKLRPIAPKGKLYHGAAGVDAPQGQHQNVDIKKEKVGISDGKESQNIKFDLAENDDSDCQDDSSSSSKLDADCLNEGSEAIKGKLSPDFSDRGKTPSPSASNGRSSTSEPLSDTAAILGINPLSALQSVLNNHLGKANKPNNSRADKLSAHTKSIFADINRSSEKPALMLGNAMRNRPDNRFLYVTDDQPIDLTKSKHSKQSSSILQPSTPMPQKYALSDIADMVKVLPKATTPKPSMPSRIPTMKLESDVRRFEDVSAEVYSVHKRKGRQSNWNPRHLLILQAQFASSLFQTSEGKYLLSDLGPQERMHISKFTGLSMTTISHWLANVKYQLRKTGGTKFLKNMDTGHPVFYCNDCASQFRSPASFISHLESHLGFQIKDMCKMPVEHQTKVEEPELSKALSVRATEALVTDEDTDAKFKCKLCCRTFASNHAVKLHLSKTHSKSPDNHSQYVEMDKE
- the tshz2 gene encoding teashirt homolog 2 isoform X2, whose protein sequence is MDVYMPDEDAALQDAVAEEDGENDTQTEEECSEKTSPKVSEDRELDNKSTNTYSNQNSPISVLSNQEAELESRLSDSSDRLSDFKTSPPPESKRDDESRAPKHKEETCGSLEKMRAAYANFLSDSYWTGIGMDLKIGKNTSKANCDSTNGSTKTEFDWHQDALSKTLQQTLSPKPQSKPNLFSSVHLYRQTTKPCGSVFTGASRFRCKDCSAAYDTLVELTVHMNKSGHYQDNNHGKQSNSSASSSKSRKRNLQDMEGKEDAQKVLKCMFCGHSFDSLQDLSVHMIKTKHYQKVPLKEPIPVLTPKLLPPAKKRAFETVRPCSPDSTTGVSGYTEAQRAATIANANSNRYGYQNGASYTWQFETCKSQILKCMECGSSHDTLQQLTTHMMVTGHFIKVTNSASKKGKQLALDPLAIEKIQGLAEPAASDTEGEKVSPKNSSPGSCEKDSQGEGTSDKMEETEAKDDKQESEDQKPGNGAFKYPYLREEDLEQDSGGGGDILKSLANTVASAINKAQTGTPSWSAYPSIHAAYQLSGIIKSAPLSASPPAQLKQAFNHKLRPIAPKGKLYHGAAGVDAPQGQHQNVDIKKEKVGISDGKESQNIKFDLAENDDSDCQDDSSSSSKLDADCLNEGSEAIKGKLSPDFSDRGKTPSPSASNGRSSTSEPLSDTAAILGINPLSALQSVLNNHLGKANKPNNSRADKLSAHTKSIFADINRSSEKPALMLGNAMRNRPDNRFLYVTDDQPIDLTKSKHSKQSSSILQPSTPMPQKYALSDIADMVKVLPKATTPKPSMPSRIPTMKLESDVRRFEDVSAEVYSVHKRKGRQSNWNPRHLLILQAQFASSLFQTSEGKYLLSDLGPQERMHISKFTGLSMTTISHWLANVKYQLRKTGGTKFLKNMDTGHPVFYCNDCASQFRSPASFISHLESHLGFQIKDMCKMPVEHQTKVEEPELSKALSVRATEALVTDEDTDAKFKCKLCCRTFASNHAVKLHLSKTHSKSPDNHSQYVEMDKE